A DNA window from Aquarana catesbeiana isolate 2022-GZ linkage group LG01, ASM4218655v1, whole genome shotgun sequence contains the following coding sequences:
- the LOC141127052 gene encoding E3 ubiquitin/ISG15 ligase TRIM25-like, with translation MASVDLRKELECYVCLNIYTDPVTLKCGHNFCRDCIGRVLDTQEGSGGYSCPECREEFQDRPALHRNITLQNIVENFLSTHPDREESGVFCTYCIHTPVPAVISCLHCEASLCDNHLRVHSKSPEHVLCDPTTSLENRKCSVHKKILEYYCTEDSTCICMSCRLDGEHRGHQVETLDEASEMKKKKLRNVLQKLMAEREEMEKRVQSLQEHRRKVQGEADDETERVTVLFRDLRRRLEDLEKRVLREISGQAERISRIINDLVQDLEIKKEDLSRKMGDIEELCNMTDPLTVLQESDTGDLCDTEDGDDEDRERHDKLLHDGGDLDVGGISHTLHTGLSDIMSGVNVERGVTDILLDVRTAGNYLHISDDMKTASESSSHQNLPETPERFQDYQVMSSQRFSSGRHYWEVDVGGSGWWRVGMCYPSIERRGDQSRIGWNKKSWCLQRWDNQYSVRHDSNKTPLSGDVSSGRVRIDLDYEAGRISFYDLCDPIRHLHTFTTTFTEPLHAGVYVGGGGDCIKICGGNQK, from the coding sequence atggcgtctgttgatctgaggaaggagctggaatgttacgtctgtctgaacatttatacagatcctgtaaccctgaaatgtggacataacttctgccgggactgtattggtcgtgtgttggatacacaggaggggtctggaggttattcctgtcctgaatgtagagaagagttccaggatcggcctgcactgcacaggaacataacactacagaacatagtggagaatttcctgtccacCCATCCAGatcgggaggagtccggggtcttctgtacttactgtattcacactcctgtacctgctgtgatatcttgtctgcattgtgaagcttctctgtgtgacaatcacctgagagtccacagcaagtcaccagaacacgtcttatgtgaccccaccacttccctggagaacaggaaatgctccgtccataagaagatcctggagtattactgcactgaggactccacctgtatctgtatgtcctgcaggctggatggagaacatcggggacaccaggtggagactctggatgaggcctctgagatgaagaagaagaaactgaggaatgttctgcagaaactgatggcagagagagaggagatggagaaaagagtccagagtctgcaggaacacaggaggaaagtacaaggagaagcagatgatgaaacagagagagtcactgtcctgttcagagacctcaggagacgtctggaagatctggagaagagagtcctgagggaaatctccgggcaggcagagcggatctccaggataatcaatgatctggtccaggatctggaaataaagaaggaggatctgtccaggaagatgggggacattgaggagctgtgtaacatgacggatccactgactgtcctacaggaatcagacacaggtgacttgtgtgatactgaggatggagatgatgaggacagagagagacatgataaactcctccatgatggaggggatctggatgtgggggggatctcacacacattacacacaggtttatctgatatcatgtctggggtaaatgtagagaggggggttacagacatattactggatgtgaggacagctggtaattatctacatatatcagatgacatgAAAACTGCATCCGAGTCATCATCACATCAGAATctcccagaaacaccagagaggtttCAGGAttatcaggtgatgagcagtcagaggttctcctcagggagacattactgggaagtggatgtcggggggtcTGGATggtggagagtcgggatgtgttaccccagtatagagaggagaggagatcagTCACGGATTGGATGGAATAAGAAGTCCTGGTGTTTGCAGAGGTGGGATAATCAGTACTCAGTGAGACATGACAGTAATAAGACCCCATTATCCGGCGATGTCTCCAGTGggagagtcaggatagatctggattatgaggccgggcggatctccttttatgatctgtgtgacccgatccgacatctccacaccttcaccaccaccttcactgagcccctccatgctggggtatatgtagggggagggggagattgtataaagatatgtggggggaatcagaagtga